Proteins encoded within one genomic window of Equus caballus isolate H_3958 breed thoroughbred chromosome 20, TB-T2T, whole genome shotgun sequence:
- the OGFRL1 gene encoding opioid growth factor receptor-like protein 1 isoform X2, giving the protein MGNLLGGGSLREPSTVEDCDSTWQTDSEPEPEPEEPAPGGGAGPGQEPAQPEQPPERAGGRPRASPAPDEDAAAAGAEQGGDSTEATAKPKRSFYAARDLYKYRHQYPNFKDIRYQNDLSNLRFYKNKIPFKPDGVYIEEVLNKWKGDFEKLEHSHTYIQWLFPLREQGLNFYAKELTTYEIEEFKKTKEAIRRFLLAYKMMLEFFGIKLTDKTGNVARAANWQERFQHLNESQHNYLRITRILKSLGELGYESFKSPLVKFILHEALVENTIPNIKQSALEYFVYTIRDRRERRKLLRFAQKHYTPSENFIWGPPRKEPADGARAQRPAAPPAGPGGQTPVHKRPKDSRSASSAAPGGGKTAEEKIGVPREAGEEAGRPGAEPGGGDARPGSAEEERKAENASSPPEKTVSNPAETKETASPPEKAEEGENYSQDGEDPGNTGSGDEVPSP; this is encoded by the exons ATGGGCAACCTGCTCGGCGGGGGCAGCCTCCGCGAGCCCAGCACCGTGGAGGACTGCGACTCCACCTGGCAGACGGACTCggagcccgagcccgagcccgaggagccggcgcccggcggcggggcgggcccggggCAGGAGCCCGCGCAGCCCGAGCAGCCCCCGGAGCGCGCCGGCGGCCGGCCCCGCGCCAGCCCCGCGCCGGACGAGGACGCCGCTGCGGCGGGCGCCGAGCAG ggTGGTGATTCCACTGAAGCAACTGCCAAACCAAAGAGAAGTTTTTATGCTGCGAGGGATTTGTACAAATACCGACACCAGTACCCA AACTTCAAAGATATCCGATATCAAAATGACCTGAGCAATCTTCGTTTTTAcaagaataaaattccatttaagCCAGATG GGGTTTACATCGAAGAGGTTCTAAACAAGTGGAAAGGAGACTTCGAGAAGCTGGAGCACAGCCACACTTACATCCAATG GCTCTTCCCCCTGAGAGAACAAGGCTTGAACTTTTACGCTAAAGAACTAACTACATATGAAATTGAG gaattcaaaaaaacaaaagaagcaattAGAAGATTCCTCCTGGCTTATAAAATGATGTTAGAATTTTTTGGAATAAAACTGACGGATAAAACTGGAAATGTCGCTCGGGCTGCCAACTGGCAGGAGAGGTTTCAGCATCTGAATGA GTCCCAGCACAACTACTTGCGAATCACCCGTATTCTTAAAAGCCTTGGTGAGCTTGGATATGAAAGTTTTAAATCTCCTCTTGTAAAATTTATTCTTCATGAAGCTCTTGTGGAAAACACTATCCCCAATATTAAGCAGAGTGCTCTGGAGTATTTTGTTTATACGAttagagacagaagagaaaggagaaagctgCTCCGCTTCGCGCAGAAGCATTACACGCCTTCGGAGAATTTCATCTGGGGCCCGCCCAGGAAGGAGCCGGCGGACGGGGCCCGAGCGCAGAGGCCGGCTGCGCCCCCCGCCGGGCCCGGTGGCCAGACCCCGGTGCACAAAAGACCCAAGGACTCCAGAAGTGCCTCCTCAGCTGCTCCCGGCGGTGGCAAAACAGCCGAGGAGAAAATAGGGGTGCCTCGGGAGGCGGGAGAAGAGGCAGGCAGGCCGGGCGCGGAGCCCGGCGGCGGGGATGCGCGGCCGGGGAGCGCGGAGGAGGAGCGGAAGGCCGAAAACGCGAGTTCTCCCCCAGAAAAAACAGTTAGTAATCCCGCAGAGACGAAGGAGACCGCGTCTCCTCCCGAAAAAGCTGAGGAAGGTGAGAATTACAGCCAAGATGGTGAAGATCCTGGAAATACAGGTTCCGGTGATGAGGTTCCGTCACCGTGA
- the OGFRL1 gene encoding opioid growth factor receptor-like protein 1 isoform X1, translating into MGNLLGGGSLREPSTVEDCDSTWQTDSEPEPEPEEPAPGGGAGPGQEPAQPEQPPERAGGRPRASPAPDEDAAAAGAEQGGDSTEATAKPKRSFYAARDLYKYRHQYPQNFKDIRYQNDLSNLRFYKNKIPFKPDGVYIEEVLNKWKGDFEKLEHSHTYIQWLFPLREQGLNFYAKELTTYEIEEFKKTKEAIRRFLLAYKMMLEFFGIKLTDKTGNVARAANWQERFQHLNESQHNYLRITRILKSLGELGYESFKSPLVKFILHEALVENTIPNIKQSALEYFVYTIRDRRERRKLLRFAQKHYTPSENFIWGPPRKEPADGARAQRPAAPPAGPGGQTPVHKRPKDSRSASSAAPGGGKTAEEKIGVPREAGEEAGRPGAEPGGGDARPGSAEEERKAENASSPPEKTVSNPAETKETASPPEKAEEGENYSQDGEDPGNTGSGDEVPSP; encoded by the exons ATGGGCAACCTGCTCGGCGGGGGCAGCCTCCGCGAGCCCAGCACCGTGGAGGACTGCGACTCCACCTGGCAGACGGACTCggagcccgagcccgagcccgaggagccggcgcccggcggcggggcgggcccggggCAGGAGCCCGCGCAGCCCGAGCAGCCCCCGGAGCGCGCCGGCGGCCGGCCCCGCGCCAGCCCCGCGCCGGACGAGGACGCCGCTGCGGCGGGCGCCGAGCAG ggTGGTGATTCCACTGAAGCAACTGCCAAACCAAAGAGAAGTTTTTATGCTGCGAGGGATTTGTACAAATACCGACACCAGTACCCA cagAACTTCAAAGATATCCGATATCAAAATGACCTGAGCAATCTTCGTTTTTAcaagaataaaattccatttaagCCAGATG GGGTTTACATCGAAGAGGTTCTAAACAAGTGGAAAGGAGACTTCGAGAAGCTGGAGCACAGCCACACTTACATCCAATG GCTCTTCCCCCTGAGAGAACAAGGCTTGAACTTTTACGCTAAAGAACTAACTACATATGAAATTGAG gaattcaaaaaaacaaaagaagcaattAGAAGATTCCTCCTGGCTTATAAAATGATGTTAGAATTTTTTGGAATAAAACTGACGGATAAAACTGGAAATGTCGCTCGGGCTGCCAACTGGCAGGAGAGGTTTCAGCATCTGAATGA GTCCCAGCACAACTACTTGCGAATCACCCGTATTCTTAAAAGCCTTGGTGAGCTTGGATATGAAAGTTTTAAATCTCCTCTTGTAAAATTTATTCTTCATGAAGCTCTTGTGGAAAACACTATCCCCAATATTAAGCAGAGTGCTCTGGAGTATTTTGTTTATACGAttagagacagaagagaaaggagaaagctgCTCCGCTTCGCGCAGAAGCATTACACGCCTTCGGAGAATTTCATCTGGGGCCCGCCCAGGAAGGAGCCGGCGGACGGGGCCCGAGCGCAGAGGCCGGCTGCGCCCCCCGCCGGGCCCGGTGGCCAGACCCCGGTGCACAAAAGACCCAAGGACTCCAGAAGTGCCTCCTCAGCTGCTCCCGGCGGTGGCAAAACAGCCGAGGAGAAAATAGGGGTGCCTCGGGAGGCGGGAGAAGAGGCAGGCAGGCCGGGCGCGGAGCCCGGCGGCGGGGATGCGCGGCCGGGGAGCGCGGAGGAGGAGCGGAAGGCCGAAAACGCGAGTTCTCCCCCAGAAAAAACAGTTAGTAATCCCGCAGAGACGAAGGAGACCGCGTCTCCTCCCGAAAAAGCTGAGGAAGGTGAGAATTACAGCCAAGATGGTGAAGATCCTGGAAATACAGGTTCCGGTGATGAGGTTCCGTCACCGTGA